Proteins encoded in a region of the Xiphophorus couchianus chromosome 11, X_couchianus-1.0, whole genome shotgun sequence genome:
- the ndufc1 gene encoding NADH dehydrogenase [ubiquinone] 1 subunit C1, mitochondrial yields the protein MTFSRLLSRAVLINRAGSRSAFTSSKTDTASPNWLQVGLAFGTAAFIWGLLFKQHSTDVHEYEVKKGLQ from the exons ATGACGTTCAGCCGCTTGTTATCCCGAGCTGTTCTCATTAACAGGG CCGGATCCAGATCAGCCTTCACTAGCTCCAAGACGGACACAGCCAGCCCCAACTGGCTGCAAGTGGGTCTTGCGTTTGGAACAGCGGCTTTTATCTGGGGCCTG CTCTTCAAACAGCACAGCACAGATGTTCACGAGTATGAAGTGAAAAAAGGCCTTCAGTGA
- the LOC114153157 gene encoding N-alpha-acetyltransferase 15, NatA auxiliary subunit-like, with amino-acid sequence MPSVTLPQKENALFKRILRCYEHKQYRNGLKFCKQILSNPKFAEHGETLAMKGLTLNCLGKKEDAYELVRRGLRNDLKSHVCWHVYGLLQRSDKKYDEAIKCYRNALKWDKDNLQILRDLSLLQIQMRDLEGYRETRYQLLQLRPGQRASWIGYAVAYHLLEDFEMAAKIVEEFRKTQQTSPDKVDYEYSELLLYQNQILREAGLHKEALEHLNSYEKQMCDKLAVEETRGELLLKLERPEEASEIYTRLLERNPENWAYYKGLENALKPGSVEEHQKIYEESWTKFPRGLVPRRLPLNFLTGEKFRECLDIYLRMNFTKGCPPVFTTLKSLYTDREKVTIIEELVLGYESCLKSSRMFSEDDDGKEEPPTTLLWVQYFLAQHFDFIDKASQALEYINAAIDSTPTLIELFLVKAKIYKHAGNIKEAARWMDEAQALDTADRFINSKCAKYMLKAGLIKEAEEMCSKFTREGTSAVENLNEMQCMWFQTECALAYKAMNKFGEALKKCHEIERHFVEITDDQFDFHTYCMRKMTLRSYVDLLKLEDVLRQHPFYYKASRTAIQIYLDLHDKPLTDDNKERQADAENLTDKELKKLRNKQRRAQKKAQLEEEKKNAEKEKQLKNQKKKKEDDDEEIGGPKEELIPDKLAKPENPLEEAVKFLIPLKNLVRNKIETHLLAFEIYFRKEKYLLMLQSMKRAVAIEPSNPWLHQCLVRFFKKVSESADLAEAVRTVLKQEISRLFGDSNPQSFNKNYLSQHSSCIPHRLAAAKMMVYLEPSSDKMACEIATALAEPLSGRSIQICSEVLEALRSGQLGEAQQKAAESYRATCNKIYPYSLAFMPPGYQDNSTTISANGDLSAGEQDDLAHEM; translated from the exons ATGCCCTCAGTGACTCTGCCGCAGAAGGAGAATGCTCTCTTCAAAAGGATTTTG AGGTGTTACGAACACAAACAGTACAGAAACGGGCTGAAGTTCTGCAAACAGATCCTGAGCAACCCCAAATTTGCAGAGCATGGAG AGACGCTGGCCATGAAGGGGTTAACCCTTAACTGCCTGGGCAAGAAGGAGGACGCCTACGAGCTGGTGAGACGAGGCCTACGCAACGACCTGAAGAGCCATGTCT GCTGGCATGTCTACGGCCTGCTGCAGCGCTCTGATAAGAAATATGACGAGGCCATCAAGTGTTACCGCAATGCTCTGAAGTGGGACAAGGACAACCTGCAGATCCTCAGAGACCTGTCCCTGCTGCAGATCCAGATGAGGGACCTGGAGGGCTACAGG GAGACCCGCtaccagctgctgcagctgcgtCCTGGCCAGCGGGCCTCATGGATTGGCTATGCTGTCGCTTATCACCTCTTGGAAGACTTTGAGATGGCGGCTAAGATCGTGGAGGAGTTCCGGAAAACCCAGCAG ACGTCTCCAGACAAGGTGGACTATGAGTACAGTGAGCTGCTGCTGTATCAGAACCAGATCCTGAGGGAGGCTGGCCTGCACAAAGAGGCACTGGAGCACCTGAACAGCTATGAGAAGCAGATGTGTGACAAGCTGGCTGTGGAGGAGACCAGAG gaGAGCTGCTGTTGAAGCTGGAGAGGCCAGAGGAAGCTTCAGAGATCTACACAAGACTTCTGGAGAGGAACCCAGAGAACTGGGCCTACTACAAGGGCCTGGAGAATGCCTTAAAACCAG GCAGTGTAGAAGAGCACCAGAAGATCTATGAGGAGTCCTGGACGAAGTTTCCCAGGGGTCTGGTTCCTCGAAGGCTGCCTCTTAACTTCCTCACAG GGGAGAAGTTCCGGGAATGTCTGGACATCTACCTGAGGATGAACTTCACTAAAGGCTGCCCTCCTGTCTTCACCACACTCAAATCCTTGTACACAGACAGAGAAAAG GTTACGATAATAGAAGAATTAGTACTTGGCTATGAAAGCTGTTTAAAAAGCAGTCGAATGTTTAGTGAAGATG ATGATGGGAAGGAGGAGCCTCCGACCACCCTCCTCTGGGTGCAGTACTTCCTGGCCCAGCACTTTGACTTCATCGACAAGGCCAGCCAGGCACTGGAGTACATCAACGCTGCCATCGACAGCACACCCACACTGATCGAGCTCTTCCTGGTCAAGGCCAAGATCTACAAG CATGCAGGCAACATCAAGGAGGCGGCTCGATGGATGGACGAGGCCCAGGCGCTGGACACTGCCGACCGATTCATCAACTCCAAGTGTGCCAAGTACATGCTGAAGGCCGGCCTCAtaaaggaggcagaggagatgtGCTCCAAGTTTACAAGG GAGGGGACATCTGCAGTGGAGAACCTGAATGAGATGCAGTGCATGTGGTTCCAGACAGAATGCGCTTTGGCCTACAAGGCCATGAACAAGTTTGGTGAGGCCCTGAAGAAGTGCCATGAGATCGAGAGG CATTTTGTGGAGATCACAGACGACCAGTTTGATTTCCACACCTACTGCATGAGGAAGATGACGCTGCGCTCCTACGTGGACCTGCTGAAGCTGGAGGACGTCCTGCGACAGCATCCCTTCTACTACAAAGCCTCTCGCACCGCCATCCAGATCTACCTGGACCTACATGACAAGCCACTGACCGATGACAACAAAGAGAGACAGGCGGACGCAG AAAACCTAACAGACAAGGAGCTGAAGAAGCTGCGGAACAAACAACGAAGAGCGCAGAAGAAGGCTCAGttagaggaggagaagaagaatgCAGAGAAGGAAAAGCAGCTGAagaaccagaagaagaaaaaggaggacgATGATGAGGAAATTGGAGGGCCCAAGGAGGAGCTAATACCAGATAAGTTAGCTAAG CCGGAGAACCCCTTAGAGGAGGCAGTCAAGTTCCTCATCCCTCTGAAGAACCTGGTGCGCAACAAGATCGAGACTCACCTGTTGGCCTTTGAGATCTACTTCAGGAAAG AGAAGTACCTTCTGATGTTGCAGTCGATGAAGAGAGCGGTGGCCATAGAACCCTCCAACCCATGGTTGCACCAGTGTTTAGTACGCTTCTTCAAGAAGG TGAGTGAGAGTGCAGACCTGGCCGAGGCGGTGAGGACCGTGCTGAAGCAGGAGATCTCCAGGCTGTTTGGAGACAGCAACCCTCAGAGCTTCAACAAGAACTACCTGAGCCAACACTCCAGCTGCATCCCCCACCGGCTGGCTG CTGCTAAGATGATGGTCTACCTGGAGCCGTCCTCTGATAAAATGGCCTGTGAGATCGCGACAGCTCTGGCCGAGCCTCTGTCTGGAAGAAGTATCCAG ATCTGCTCCGAGGTGCTGGAGGCTCTGAGGAGCGGCCAGCTGGGCGAGGCTCAGCAGAAAGCAGCCGAGTCTTACCGTGCCACCTGCAACAAGATCTACCCTTACTCCCTGGCCTTCATGCCCCCCGGTTACCAAGACAACAGCACCACAATCAGCGCCAACGGCGACCTGTCGGCAGGAGAGCAGGATGACCTCGCACATGAAATGTGA